One window of the Pieris rapae chromosome 11, ilPieRapa1.1, whole genome shotgun sequence genome contains the following:
- the LOC110997529 gene encoding N-acetylneuraminate lyase-like, giving the protein MKVAGPLNLKVIVQVGGASLPDVIKMAQHAEKCKVDAIMTLPELYFRPKTAEHLVSYLELVNKAAPSLPLLYYHFPLMTGVNLNVTEFFTLACRRIPNFMGLKADLHDATQLADHLNCGKLTYIANHMLGPSAFMGHDSSIATVNNIFPSLVNDIVRLTKSGEVDMAKKLQDKLNSMVNGISCNGDFVPCMKVAMELVTGIKVGPPRMPQKPLNELLKKRIEDVLKKYKY; this is encoded by the exons ATGAAAGTTGCCGGGCCTCTGAACTTGAAGGTTATAGTCCAGGTCGGCGGAGCATCTTTGCCTGACGTAATAAAAAtg GCCCAACACGCCGAGAAATGCAAAGTGGATGCAATAATGACTCTGCCGGAACTCTACTTCCGTCCCAAGACTGCTGAGCATCTAGTCTCCTACTTAGAGCTGGTCAATAAGGCTGCACCAAGTCTTCCATTACTGTACTACCACTTCCCTCTGATGACTGGAGTAAATT taaaTGTTACTGAATTCTTCACGCTGGCATGTAGGCGAATCCCAAACTTTATGGGTTTGAAAGCCGACCTGCATGATGCAACACAACTTGCAGATCATCTCAATTGTGgaaaattaacatacattGCTAATCAT atgcTAGGGCCATCAGCTTTTATGGGCCATGACTCCAGCATCGCAACGGTAAACAATATATTCCCATCTCTTGTAAATGACATCGTAAGGCTAACTAAAAGCGGTGAAGTGGATATGGCTAAGAAACTGCAAGATAAACTCAACTCTATGGTTAACGGGATCTCTTGTAACG gaGACTTTGTACCTTGTATGAAAGTGGCAATGGAGTTAGTAACAGGAATCAAAGTGGGACCACCAAGAATGCCACAAAAACCTCTTAATGAACTACTCAAGAAACGTATTGAGGATGTAttgaaaaagtataaatattaa
- the LOC110997526 gene encoding N-acetylneuraminate lyase: MPRKCIFGCTNTGVAYHVFPSANKFPEQFSAWVRSVGGSLDGPTDYEYYKKKRVCDLHFKLSDRNRCNRLNALAVPSPLVQNDDHIEGSDHEDVSDDDEHESEDPLYLQLDLDYDENTNDQQKSDEFDLPKEKPKPQPGTPSRPVKTKIWDTGITLDDHDYVTSEKKSCTTQTLRTKVVFEPRGLIPPVFTPLNEDLTVNYKEISSYADYMVVNGIKAVLVGGTTGEHMSLSVSDRKKIIEAWVKTKPRSGLHIMVQVGGAPMADVLELAKFCASANVDSLLTLPELYFKPKTVAELVNYVELVSNAAPNLPVLYYHIPSMSKVEINMPAFVTEATSKIPNFKGIKFTSNDLSEGVQVKRNLKEGQEVFLGADTLLAPAALLGIKSSIGTSFNLFPKLAQNILGAVENGDIKKANSLQRTLSLAIEAHLPEGDWVPIMKFGMEIASGLTMGPPALPQQPISTESRNRIVARLKLLKMIE, translated from the exons atgccaAGAAAATGTATCTTTGGATGTACGAACACCG GTGTTGCATACCATGTTTTTCCTAGTGCAAATAAATTTCCTGAACAGTTCTCTGCTTGGGTACGAAGTGTAGGTGGAAGTCTTGATGGACCTACAGATTatgaatattacaaaaaaaagagAGTGTGTGATTTACACTTTAAACTCTCTGATAGAAATCGGTGCAATCGTTTGAATGCCTTAGCAGTGCCATCTCCTCTTGTGCAAAATGATGATCATATTGAag gTTCAGACCATGAAGATGTCTCAGATGATGATGAACATGAATCTGAAGAtccattatatttacaattag ATTTGGATTATGATGAAAATACAAATGATCAACAGAAATCTGATGAGTTTGATTTACCAAAAG aGAAACCTAAACCTCAGCCTGGCACTCCAAGTCGGCCAGTAAAAACAAAGATAT GGGATACGGGTATAACCCTAGATGACCATGATTATGTCACATCCGAGAAGAAAAGCT gtACAACGCAGACTCTCCGGACGAAG gtaGTGTTTGAACCACGTGGGCTAATACCTCCCGTATTCACCCCTTTGAATGAAGACCTCACAGtaaattacaaagaaatttcCAGTTACGCAGATTATATGGTTGTGAATGGAATCAAAGCTGTACTAG tcgGCGGCACAACTGGGGAGCATATGTCTCTGTCTGTTAGCgatagaaagaaaattatagaAGCATGGGTGAAAACCAAGCCCCGAAGTGGTCTTCACATCATGGTACAAGTTGGTGGTGCTCCAATGGCTGATGTCTTAGAAttg gcAAAATTCTGCGCATCAGCAAACGTGGATTCGCTGCTGACTCTACCCGAATTGTACTTCAAGCCAAAGACAGTTGCGGAGTTAGTGAACTATGTGGAGCTGGTGTCGAATGCTGCGCCAAATCTACCTGTACTTTACTATCATATACCTAGTATGAGTAAAGTAGAAA TAAACATGCCAGCCTTTGTAACAGAAGCCACGTCTAAAATACCAAACTTTAAGGGGATTAAGTTCACGTCAAATGACCTAAGCGAAGGTGTTCAAGTGAAACGCAATCTGAAGGAGGGGCAGGAGGTGTTCCTTGGTGCTGATACG ttATTAGCACCAGCTGCACTACTTGGTATCAAATCAAGTATCGGAACATCGTTCAATTTATTCCCAAAGCTGGCTCAAAATATACTGGGTGCTGTGGAAAACGGTGATATTAAAAAGGCTAATTCGCTGCAACGAACTCTTAGTTTGGCTATAGAAGCTCATTTGCCTGAAG GTGACTGGGTGCCAATAATGAAATTTGGAATGGAGATTGCATCAGGTCTGACGATGGGACCACCAGCTTTGCCCCAACAACCAATCTccaccgaatcaagaaatagAATAGTTGCCCGATTGAAACTCCTTAAGatgattgaataa